A window of the Gorilla gorilla gorilla isolate KB3781 chromosome 8, NHGRI_mGorGor1-v2.1_pri, whole genome shotgun sequence genome harbors these coding sequences:
- the CUZD1 gene encoding CUB and zona pellucida-like domain-containing protein 1, whose translation MELVRRLMPLTLLILSCLAELTMAEAEGNASCTVSLGGANMAETHKAMILQLNPSENCTWTIERPENKSIRIIFSYVQLDPDGSCESENIKVFDGTSSNGPLLGQVCSKNDYVPVFESSSSTLTFQIVTDSARIQRTVFVFYYFFSPNISIPNCGGYLDTLEGSFTSPNYPKPHPELAYCVWHIQVEKDYKIKLNFKEIFLEIDKQCKFDFLAIYDGPSTNSGLIGQVCGRVTPTFESSSNSLTVVLSTDYANSYRGFSASYTSIYAENINTTSLTCSSDRMRVIISKSYLEAFNSNGNNLQLKDPTCRPKLSNVVEFSIPLNGCGTIRKVEDQSITYTNIITFSASSTSEVITRQKQLQIIVKCEMGHNSTVEIIYITEDDVIQSQNALGKYNTSMALFESNSFEKTILESPYYVDLNQTLFVQVSLHTSDPNLVVFLDTCRASPTSDFASPTYDLIKSGCSRDETCKVYPLFGHYGRFQFNAFKFLRSMSSVYLQCKVLICDSSDHQSRCNQGCVSRSKRDISSYKWKTDSIIGPIRLKRDRSASGNSGFQHETHAEETPNQPFNSLHLFSFMVLALNVVIVATITVRHFVNQQADYKYQKLQNY comes from the exons ATGGAGCTTGTAAGAAGGCTCATGCCATTGACCCTCTTAATTCTCTCCTGTTTGGCGGAGCTGACAATGGCGGAGGCTGAAG GCAATGCAAGCTGCACAGTCAGTCTAGGGGGTGCCAATATGGCAGAGACCCACAAAGCCATGATCCTGCAACTCAATCCCAGTGAGAACTGCACCTGGACAATAGAAAGACCAGAAAACAAAAGCATCAGAATTATCTTTTCCTATGTCCA GCTTGATCCAGATGGAAGCTGTGAAAGTGAAAACATTAAAGTCTTTGATGGAACCTCCAGCAATGGGCCTCTGCTAGGGCAAGTCTGCAGTAAAAACGACTATGTTCCTGTATTTGAATCATCATCCAGTACATTGACGTTTCAAATAGTTACTGACTCAGCAAGAATTCAAAGAACTGTCTTTGTCTTCTACTACTTCTTCTCTCCTAACATCT CTATTCCAAACTGTGGCGGTTACCTGGATACCTTGGAAGGATCCTTCACCAGCCCCAATTACCCAAAGCCGCATCCTGAGCTGGCTTATTGCGTGTGGCACATACAAGTGGAGAAAGATTACAAGATAAAACTAAACTTCAAAGAGATTTT CCTAGAAATAGACAAACAGTGCAAATTTGATTTTCTTGCCATCTATGATGGCCCCTCCACCAACTCTGGCCTGATTGGACAAGTCTGTGGCCGTGTGACTCCCACCTTCGAATCGTCATCAAACTCTCTGACTGTCGTGTTGTCTACAGATTATGCCAATTCTTACCGGGGCTTTTCTGCCTCCTACACCTCAATTTATGCAGAAAACATCAACACTA caTCTTTAACTTGCTCTTCTGACAGGATGAGAGTTATTATAAGCAAATCCTACCTAGAGGCTTTTAACTCTAATGGGAATAACTTACAACTAAAAGACCCAACTTGCAGACCAAAATTATCAAATGTTGTGGAATTTTCTATCCCTCTTAATGGATGTGGTACAATCAGAAAG GTAGAAGATCAGTCAATTACTTACACCAATATAATCACCTTTTCTGCATCCTCAACTTCTGAAGTGATCACCCGTCAGAAACAACTCCAGATTATTGTGAAGTGTGAAATGGGACATAATTCTACAGTGGAGATAATATACATAACAGAAGATGATGTAATACAAAGTCAAAATGCACTGGGCAAATATAACACCAGCATGGCTCTTTTTGAATCCAATTCATTTGAAAAGACTATACTTGAATCACCATATTATGTGGATTTGAACCAAACTCTTTTTGTTCAAGTTAGTCTGCACACCTCAGATCCAAATTTGGTGGTGTTTCTTGATACCTGTAGAGCATCTCCCACCTCTGACTTTGCATCTCCAACCTACGACCTAATCAAGAGTGG ATGTAGTCGCGATGAAACTTGTAAGGTGTATCCCTTATTTGGACACTATGGGAGATTCCAGTTTAATGCCTTTAAATTCTTGAGAAGTATGAGCTCTGTGTATCTGCAGTGTAAAGTTTTGATATGTGATAGCAGTGACCACCAGTCTCGCTGCAATCAAGGTTGTGTCTCCAGAAGCAAACGAgacatttcttcatataaatggaaaacaGATTCCATCATAGGACCCATTCGTCTGAAAAGGGATCGAAGTGCAAGTGGCAATTCAG gatttcaacatgaaaCACATGCGGAAGAAACTCCAAACCAGCCTTTCAACAGTCTGCATCTGTTTTCCTTCATGGTTCTAGCTCTGAATGTGGTGATTGTAGCGACAATCACAGTGAGGCATTTTGTAAATCAACAGGCAGACTACAAATACCAGAAGCTGCAGAACTATTAA